The nucleotide window gcaggtccagcatCGCCTGGTGTTGGTcttggtggagggccgcgaggcaggtgatgatgtccgcaaacggcgtggcggagggcgtctgcatggcggcggcgcggtcctacttccttcctgggtttcggcaccagtgtgataaagttcgttttttgaggaaggaagaggacacgggggtcggcttgactgctgacgcttttatttataaattaaactcagtctctgtacaCTCTCAGCGAGTGtgtatttctctcagtcacttccgggttccggttaaacatccgcttccgggtcaatgtgctcagtttctcagtgtccgtgtgtgtcgcgtcagcagtccctctctctctccctggtctccggttccaccgatgttttataccctctccgcgctcattactggaacaagagacaggtgttattaatctgcgtccaacccactcacttaccgctcgtcccgcggctctctctcccgctgcagacctcgctgaatcacgccccccttgccacagtcattatgttataaaatatagatAATCTAGAATAAATATTACAATGGCATTGAATTGTAAATACAGTCAGGTCCATAAATATTGGGACATCGACACAATTCTAACATTTTTGGCTCTATAACCCTCCACAATAgatttgaaatgaaatgaacaAGATGTGCTTTAACTGTAGACTGTCAGCTTTAATTTGAACACTTACATCCAAATCAAGTGAATAGTGTAGGAATTACAACAGTTTACATACGTGACTCCCACTTGTTAAGGGACCAAAGGCAATGGTACAATTGGCTTCTCAGCTGTTCCATGGCCAGGTGTGTGTTATTCCCTCATTATCCCAATTACAATTATTATTCCGTCCCATTACTTTTGGTCCCTTAACAAGTGGGAGTCACGTATGTAAACTGTTGTAATTCCTACACTATTCACCTGATTTGGATGTAAGTGCCCTCAAATTAAAGCTGACAGTCTGCAGTTAAAGCACATCTTGTTAGTTTCATTTCAAATCCCAAAAATTTAGAATTGTGTCGATGTCCCAATATTTCTGGACCTGACTGTACATTGAATTGTTGTCTTATTGAACATTTCTAGGCATTACAAGAGCCTGACATTGACTGGGGGACTGCTGCTGACTTTGATCATCTTGAATCAGAAAGCGGTGTTGTCGTACCCAAATATGAGAGCCCTCTGACTGCAGAAATGATCAACGAACTACATAGTTTGGTTGATCCACTGGATCTGAACATTAATGATGAACAGCTCTACATAATCTGCTATGAACACATAAAACGACTACGGACATAGATACATTTCAGTGAATACATGGACGCTTTAAGtttgcaactttttattttattttctagtACATGTAATAAGCATGTAAACATTTGACGCTGAAGTACATGAACATTGTTTAAGAAGAAAACACTTATGCTTTGGTACTGCATATACTGTAAACATATACAgtaacaataaaacattttgaatgcaTACAATTTGTACTTATGTGTTGGAATACACCAACATCACTTCATAAACTTGCACAATAACTCATCATGTGAGCTTAGATTAGATTTATGAAATCCCTATATGTGCTACTCAGGTGTGCAATTAGGAACGTGAATGATCAAGAACATGCATTAAAGTGACAGTTCACTCATTAAATGATAATTCTGTGATTACTTACTAAACTTCATGTCGTTTTAAATCtgcacaagttactttattttgTTAAACACAAAGCTAGATCTTTTAGTTAACAACGGTAACCACACAGCTGGTGGCagccattgacttctatagCATTCGTTTTTCCTACTATGGCTGCTGCCAACTGTGTGGTTACCATCATTAACAAAAACGGTCTAAGGTTTACAATTACATGAAGGTGAGTACATAATcacatcattttcatttgaaGGGTGAACTACCACTTTAACTACAGGATAACAGATACGGTGTGTACAATAATGCACATTGCAGTCATGGTCAAATTCCATGACAATTTGAACATTTTTACATTCTGCATTTTCCTAAATGCGTCCAAATTCATAGCCATGGGTAATGGCCTGTGAGATTAAATTTTTGAATTCCATGTATGTGCAACTCAGGTGTGCAATTGGGAATGTGATTGAGCGGGAACATGCATTAACTACAGGATAACAGATTGTGTGTGTACCATAGCGCACACTGCAGTCGTGGTCAAattcaatgacaattttaaagTTCTCACGGTCTGCATGACTTAAGGGaatcgtctcaggttacgtatgtaaccatggttccctgagagggaacgagacgctgcgtcgaaacgctaggggacgcctctgcgtaccatgtcatgaagcacttgtgtaatcagtccaatagcaggacgatacgtcacgggcgggtgacatcatcgaccaggaagctataaagcatacccggaccaaacagtcactagcttctggaaaagtcgaacaaatcgatcacaggcatgccgggagtatggcatctcgacgcagcgtctcgttccctctcagggaaccatggttacatacgtaacctgagacgttccctatctctaggggaacttcgagctgcgtcgaaacgctaggggacctcaatacccacgccgccagagtcccaaatgtctgtatgtgtgaatcaacccagaaacacccgggaccccggtgtagaggctacatctagattgtaaaacctcccaaatgtatgcggagaggaccacccagccgcatcacatacctctgacaatgaaactcccgaaataagagccatagaggcagccatactcctagtggagtgggcgcggaccctcattgATGAAGGATGTCCGACCGACTCATATgcgagcgaaatagcctcgactatccacttgctaagcatctgctttgaagccggttttcccttgctcggggacccaaaaacacacaaacaactgttctgagtttcgccacagggagctctgtggacatatgcatctagggccctgaccggacatagcagatttagcttctcttggtcttgactagtgaacggaggcggacagaaagcctgcagcattactggtcccggcacagtagtcgggaccttgggagcatatccttccctcgggaagagaaatgcttttaccattcctggtgcaaactccagacaagagggtgccactgcctaagtaggcaccctcgagcgtgccgcaggtctgagcctcaaagtaccacgaaggaaacgcatgacccaagggtgtttccccaatgatgcattatctaatggaatatgataagcagatatcgccgacacatatactttcagtgtcgacggggataaccctgcggagaatttttcttgtaggaactcaagaactgaaccgaccgggcagttaacagggtccaaagcctggtgcgtacaccaggcgacaaaaactctccatttgagcgcgtaaagtctccttgtggatggttCTCTGGggtgcaacatggtctctatcacctcagtagatagacccgtgtttatgaactgggccccctcaggggcccagcccaccgtttccacagttccgggcgcgggtgcagtactgaccccccggcctgcgaaagaagatctcttctgactgggattttccagggaggaccttctaggagagacataatgtcggcgagccatactcggcccggccagagcggggctaccaataaaagctgaaccccgtcccggcggactctctctagcactcctgggagcaacgccagagggggaaggcgtacagacgcagcctcggccacgtctgtaccattgcgtccagccccagcggggctggatgcgtgagggagaaatatgctggacagtgtgtcgtctctcgagacgcaaacagatccacctgggctcgcccaaCGCGGATCCACAGctcggggtggagtctccattctcccggcatcactccctgcctcgacagggagtctgccgctacagaacccccgggatgtacatcgccctgagcgagagcatcttgccTTGGGCCCATGTTAGCATGTGACGCGTCAGCTTCCACACCTGACGCgatctcaaccccccctggtgatttatatacgagaccaccaaagtgttgtctgaccgaactaacacatggcggccccgcaggtctgagaggaagtgtttgattttatgtgatttaaacacagccatcagctccagctggtttatgtgccaggagagctgacggccgctccacagaccttgggccgagcggccactcatgaccgctccccagccagttagggaggcatccgtcgttagcgttacgcgacgacaaggagcccccagaactggaccttgggacaggaaccaaggatcttttcacttcactaaggcacataggcagcgccgcgtgaccttgatcaagcgaaaaagggtttcccctcggggagaaccccttggtcctgagccaccactgtaaaggtctcatgtaccgcaggccaaaaggtaccccgttggacgctgctgtcatcagccctaacactctctgaaagtgtttcacagtgagtgactgacctagctttatctggttcacggtatccaggatcatttttatcctgggaggggaaccctttttataatgtgagcaggacccattctgagatattcggcagaagtttccacgctgccagaaaatctactaagggaaccagcctctcgagggtggtctctggattttcctgggtggtcagcccggtgtcctgtaacggataaccggcaggtagcaaccgaactgaccgccccggggccctcacgagagggcgcgaacatccccaagccgctacgtttccgggcggaccCGGGAACgagcgggcgcctcggcgagccgcactgtcccggaggggactgccattggaagtcctgcgcctctgacgtcaggacttcttagccgaggccttcctagcagtaaggacagccctcagatccgccctaccacgggaaggtcccggctgagcgcgtcgcccggacccctgatctctctgcgggggggccCCTAGCGGCCACGCTCTCTCTTTGTTTTGCTCGGTGTAGGTTTGAGAAAGGATATACTCGGCTGAGGCCCCGCCCGACAGCCCCAGagggacattttgatttatttattatatctatatatatatatatatatatatatatatatatatatatatatatatatatatatatatatatatatatatatatatatttatatttcacatctcaatatcaatatcccccagcaggtctgcttgttttatatgcttgcagggcaaccgccgtatacaaaccggcggccgcctgatctgctgccgaatatgccctacccccaaagccgactttttttttttttttttttttaccggcttgttgtgggcagctgtggggctgtgtgacgatgcggactcgggggagagatagctcgcaagcgtctcttccccgcgagacatcgtcgcctctgaatgatagatgcagacccataatctacgcgatgcctcggcaaacacgcgatctgagccactagactcaaccccgtaatctacacgctgcctcggcaagcgcgagacccgcgatcgagtcatagaatctatattgtagacccgtgatctacacgctgcctcggcaaacgcgagatccgagccactagattcagcccctcgtaatctcaaacatgctgtctgctcgccattatattgttctttctctttctctttcttattttatttatttatttatttatttattttttggcgaacttcttgacactcggccggccagtctaaacttaacctggacacagcgcgagttacaccaatagctcctctttttatgagtgtgtgtgtgtcgttttcttttggcagatcatcatcaacgctaacaacatccagttcctcggagctggagtgctgctgcgtttgtgcctcagcgcgagcggaagaaaaccgcagagcgtgcttccaactcactaactgaggcatgagatccagcgggtaagggcagagataggggatcacccgtctctaaccccgccactagatccaactgcgatccccaggacgcgagccttcgctgcgcctcggcaacagcgggacccgagccctgaggaccgcgagccaaagcactctcctcgaagagtgcccgacatgatcttaatatgcgcattgggagtctctcgcaatgctcgcagccgaccccctcgagagctgactgggcatgctcgagccccaaacacatcacacattaggacgtgtgtatccccacccgtgatgtaacgtgggcagggaggaacacaacacCATACGGACTtgccatatttctttctttcttttttgaacacacacacaataaatggacatacaattcatacagagcgcttgtgaagacacagaagctagtgactgtttggtccgggtatgctttatagcttcctggtcgatgacgtcacccgcccgtgacgtatcgtcccactattggactgattacacaagtgcttcatgacatggtacGCAGAGGcatcccctagcgtttcgacgcagctcgaagttccctcgagatagggaaatGAGATTGTCCTGTCAGCCATTGGCAAAACTTGCTAACATTAATGTGTGTGTTGGTATGTTTTTCTGCCTTTTCCTCTTCACCCTCTTCACCCATACTCTCCTCCTCAGGTCTGTTGTCTCTGTCGTCTTTGCTCTCTCCTGAGAAAGTGATTAAAAATCAGTAGAGAGTTTTTACcttacagtaaattacagttaaaaatattacaatggAATAAGTTTTAGCACTACAATTTTTGACAAATTGgctttagttaaaaaaaaaactaatctttttaaatccagtttcaagaaaaaaaatcataaccATAACAATGTAATGAGAACAGTTTTAACTGTAATGTGAAAACATTGATAATTTGCATAAATTGGTCACCTTCATCCTCCATGTCCTGTAAATAGTCCTGCAGAAAGTTGACTACTTTGGATTCCCTTGCACGCCTCATTGTACCCATCTCACTAAATGAAGGTGATAGTGCTTTCATCAAAAAATCAGCATCCACCTTAAATTTACAAAATGAAGAAAGTTAgacaattatatttaaaaacatttaatgatTCAGCAAGTTATCTATTGGGTGGTATTAAAATTCACCTTGCAAAAAGATCCTGGAACAAACAGCTGCCTGCAAATGTCAGTTTCTTGTTGTACCAAGCTAAGGAGGTCATACAATTTCAATCCAGAGGCGATTTGTTGTAGCATGGGAAGTAACCTCACTGTAGAGTGTAGAACCACAGAGCTATAATAAAAAGataattgaagaaaaaaattagtATCTGAATTAAAAGACCAATAACCtacaataaaatgtcatataccGCACaatctcttcttttttttcaaaagacACTGCCACTGTATAACCACATGACAAAATTCTGTCTGTGAACTCCATGACAGTTGTGTTGTCAGCTGCCTTAATCTttgaaacaaaacacacacaaaaagtaatttaatttttaatccttataggcaaaaaaaaaaaaaaaattaccaaaTAATTTAACTTTAAAAGCCATTTTCCATACTTAAATGAGCTACCTCTTTAATTAGTTCCATGACTTCAGGGTCAGTAATGTCTCTTTCAGTTATTGCTTCCTGATCCACTTCTCCAGTAGATATATACTTGTAACACCACTGCGAAAAGAAGTTTGGTGGTGGTCCTCCCTGTGCGATGCTGGCAGCAAATATCTCTCCAATAACCCTGCATAAAATGGTTTGTCATGTCAACAATAATCATAAAAAACTAACATTAGCAAATGAGTGTGAAATTTAAATAACCTACTTGAAGTTATGTTTGTCCAAGTCTGTAATTGAGTACTTGGGGGTTTTGCCACCATCCCCACCCTCAAAAAAACGCTCCTCTATTCCTGACATCATTTCTTTTCAGATAAGAAAAAAGAGAACATTAAAATCATAGATATCAACcataaaatatattacagtAAAACTGACCAGTTAAAAACTCTGTCTTCAGTGCCCCATTGTCAATGCCAGCCTCTCCAATAAAAGTAACTCTAAGGGCATTTTTAGGGGAAGACTTTTTCTGCCGGTGCCACTGTTTAATGCCTCTTTCAACCATCTGTTCCCTGGTCACACAAATGCTGAAGGTGCTGCTTTCGTCCACCCTTTCAGTAAGGGTTTTAATGACATCAGCAATGCTAATAATATTGGGagcagagaaaaaaaacatgaaatttgAATGTTTCACATTATTAATGTAAAACATTAACTTCTGATGAACTATTTGGGGTTTGAGGTACCTTTTAATCTCTTGGTGTGTCCTTAATCGTTTTGGACACATCTCAGTTCTATCTGTGTCAAAGGCCTCTGTTTCCTCAAAAACTCTGTGAGaataaatatacagtaataCTCTGTAAGCAGAGGTGCAGTTACtatcataacatgttaaaaccTTTATTGGAAATCTagcttaaaaaataattaatgaaaAAATGAAATACCTTTCACCACAGTAGCTTGCGTGGAATTCTACAGTGTCACTGGGGTACAACTGCTCACAAATGGGACAGGCAGTCTAAAGTAGTATGTAGtaataaaacacattattattatgtttattattattattcaaatgGAATGAATTAGTTATTCTTACCGTCTCAGAACCCTTGGCACATGAAGTAAGGTTTAAATTGTTGGTGtccttaaaatgtaaataaaaaacatattaaacTATGAACTGGATGAATAACAGTACCTGTGACATGACTTTTTTTTAGGACATACAGACTTTATATTTGCtgcatcaaacaaacaaatttaCCGTTACAGATGTTTCAATAGAGGAAGTGTTATCTGGGGAATTTTGCATAGTTATGTCCATGGCAGGACTGTCATCTGTAGAAAACATAGAAGTCGTCTGCAAAAGACCCCAAaaacccccccccaaaaaattactTTATTAGCCATGGGGCAACAAATATGTAATTAATTCATTGTTTTAATATGAAAGAAATGTTTCTCACCTCTGTCACTGTCTTACAAGATGCCACATGTGCGGCTAAAAACTGGACTGGCATGTTTTCGTAACAGTTACGACATGTTGTTTTTGGCATTTTTTCAAACTCCTTTGAAGAATAAGGAAGAGGCGACATATCAAGTGTTCCTTGCACTGGCACAATATATAGAGCTGACTTGCCACGAGCAACCGAATTGAGGTAAGCGCCTGTATAACCTTCTGCCTCAGGGGGTACAATACACAATTTTCTTTGTCCAGATCCACCTATAAGGAGGgacataatatattaatataataaaagtcACTTTGCCATGAGATCATATAAGTTAGTATGTACAGAAAGTTTCAAGTCTTACCAACAGCCTTATACAACATCCATGCCCCattcaaatcagtcattttagGGTATGTCTCCTCGAGTTTTCTGGAGAGCTGTAcataatttatataatgtaagttctttgacaaaaataaaaaaaatgtaattctttAATAACATATGGTAAGTTATATTAGTCTTGCGATCAATAATTATATGCAATGCCCCCGGCATCAAAATGAACAGAGCACAGCTGCAAAGGAATTTAGGTGGTCCACTTACATAAAAAACATATTGCAAGTCATAATTCTGACATGAACATCGAAGTGCAAGTTAAGTTTTCGACTACAACTTACCCATGAATGGTCAGAATCTTCTTTGACAGTAATAGTTCTCCGACCCATCCCTGCTTGTAAAAGTGTCAGCTCATCTGTAGCTTTTGGTGTCTTCTCCATGTGTTTGTTTACCAGGTAGAACTGTACTTCAAAACACTTCACAGTATGAAGTTTTCTTTTCATGTCAGTAAAGCTAGAGTGTGTTCCTCTTTTCCTGGTCACTTTTTCCCCAAATGTTTTCCCAAACAGTCCTGGGAAggatctgcaaaaaaaaaaaaaaaaaaaaaaaaaaaaaaaaaaaaaaacggtaaaTGTATTTTACAAAACAATGTTAAACACTACATTCAACAATTTATTGTACCACAATGTACCATAAAAACAATATGACAAACCTTTTCATGCTCTGCTCCAAGGTATTTTGCTGTGGAACTTCTTGTCTAGTGTGGTTTGTAGAATCTGCAGAACCTTTTTCAAACACACCAAAGCAACACATTTCTAAACATGTAAGCCATTATCACTTTAGGAAAGAAAAGTTACAAATCAGATATATTTGACtcataaaataacttttttaatttttacctctcagttaataataatataatacagtatATAGATTATTTAggcaactcaattttttatatttttaaatcagtTATAAA belongs to Pseudorasbora parva isolate DD20220531a chromosome 22, ASM2467924v1, whole genome shotgun sequence and includes:
- the LOC137058576 gene encoding G2/M phase-specific E3 ubiquitin-protein ligase-like → MCPKRLRTHQEIKSIADVIKTLTERVDESSTFSICVTREQMVERGIKQWHRQKKSSPKNALRVTFIGEAGIDNGALKTEFLTEMMSGIEERFFEGGDGGKTPKYSITDLDKHNFKVIGEIFAASIAQGGPPPNFFSQWCYKYISTGEVDQEAITERDITDPEVMELIKEIKAADNTTVMEFTDRILSCGYTVAVSFEKKEEIVRYMTFYCRLLVF